From one Treponema denticola genomic stretch:
- a CDS encoding VOC family protein gives MKIEHVALYVHDLEGARTFFMKYLGAKSNDGYHNPRTDFRSYFLSFDGGARLELMNKPGMTDVPKALARTGYAHIAFSVGSKEKVDALTAELKAAGYEVIGVPRTTGDGYYESCILAIEQNQIEITV, from the coding sequence ATGAAAATCGAACATGTTGCGCTGTATGTACATGATTTAGAGGGAGCCCGAACCTTTTTCATGAAATATTTGGGCGCAAAATCAAACGACGGGTATCACAACCCGCGGACGGATTTTCGCTCGTATTTTCTTTCGTTCGACGGCGGTGCGCGGCTTGAGCTTATGAATAAGCCGGGAATGACGGATGTGCCGAAAGCGCTTGCCCGCACCGGCTATGCGCATATTGCGTTCAGCGTAGGAAGCAAGGAAAAAGTGGACGCGCTGACTGCCGAACTGAAAGCGGCTGGTTATGAAGTTATCGGCGTTCCGAGGACAACCGGCGACGGCTATTATGAAAGCTGTATTTTGGCGATCGAGCAAAATCAGATAGAAATTACCGTTTGA
- a CDS encoding alpha/beta hydrolase, translating to MKNAVVYIHGKGGSADEALYYKKFFNDDYEVLGFDYKSELPWQACEEFQNYFDSIIPNYNEILLIANSIGAYFSMLSLSEKPIKKALFVSPIVDMENIILHMMKRAKISEEELRLKKVINIQFGEPLSWEYLSFVRKNPIAWNIPTGILYGKKDDMTSLETITNFANKIHADLTIFDEGEHWFHTEEQMDFLDTWFKRFV from the coding sequence ATGAAAAATGCAGTTGTATATATACACGGAAAAGGCGGTTCTGCCGACGAAGCGCTTTACTATAAAAAGTTTTTTAATGACGATTATGAGGTTTTAGGGTTTGATTATAAATCGGAATTACCTTGGCAGGCATGTGAAGAATTTCAAAACTATTTTGATTCCATTATTCCAAATTATAATGAAATCTTATTAATTGCAAACAGTATAGGGGCTTACTTTTCTATGTTGTCCTTATCGGAAAAACCGATCAAAAAAGCTCTGTTTGTTTCCCCCATTGTCGATATGGAAAATATCATTTTACACATGATGAAACGGGCAAAGATATCCGAAGAAGAACTTAGACTAAAAAAAGTCATCAACATTCAGTTCGGCGAACCCTTATCGTGGGAATATCTTTCTTTTGTCAGAAAAAATCCTATAGCATGGAACATTCCTACCGGTATTCTTTACGGTAAAAAAGATGATATGACTTCTTTAGAAACAATAACGAATTTTGCGAATAAAATACATGCAGACTTAACGATTTTTGATGAGGGAGAACATTGGTTTCATACTGAAGAACAAATGGATTTTTTGGATACTTGGTTTAAAAGATTCGTTTGA
- a CDS encoding DNA alkylation repair protein has product MKEYIASLEKEFSLVEPGFKEEEKRALTDYKSNDNEHIKKLAFLAYKSDTYQVRMYGVFLFGHLSEQDDILAFMRDEVSKDDNWRVQEVLAKAFDEFCKKKGYEKALPIIDDWLRNNNPNTRRAVTEGLRIWTSRPYFKDNPNEAIRRIASLKKDTSEYVRKSVGNALRDISKKFPELIEAELNNWNLESKEINNPDASVGVCCSHMEIQTLF; this is encoded by the coding sequence TTGAAAGAGTATATTGCGAGTTTAGAAAAAGAATTTTCTTTGGTAGAGCCTGGTTTCAAAGAGGAAGAAAAAAGAGCCTTAACCGATTATAAATCTAATGATAATGAACATATCAAGAAGTTGGCATTTTTAGCCTATAAATCCGATACCTATCAAGTAAGAATGTACGGTGTATTTCTTTTTGGACATTTATCAGAACAAGATGATATTTTAGCATTTATGCGAGATGAAGTTTCTAAAGATGATAATTGGAGAGTTCAGGAAGTATTGGCAAAAGCCTTTGATGAATTTTGCAAGAAAAAAGGATATGAAAAAGCACTTCCAATCATTGATGATTGGTTAAGAAATAATAATCCTAATACAAGGAGAGCAGTTACAGAAGGATTAAGAATATGGACAAGTAGACCATATTTCAAAGATAATCCGAATGAAGCTATTAGACGAATTGCTTCCTTAAAAAAAGATACGAGTGAATATGTTAGGAAATCAGTAGGCAATGCTTTAAGAGATATTAGCAAAAAATTTCCAGAATTAATTGAAGCTGAACTCAATAATTGGAACTTAGAAAGCAAAGAAATCAACAACCCCGACGCGAGCGTCGGGGTATGTTGTTCTCATATGGAAATACAAACACTTTTTTAA
- a CDS encoding ABC transporter ATP-binding protein has protein sequence MLKVIRKFFAFCGEENRRKFITSIRLNVIQALFEALKIPAIAVMIRALMNGMVETKDILLSLGIMLISIAGSGLLKSKAVMLQTEGGYDTCAKKRVEIAEHMRYLPMGYFNANSLGQITSITTNIMESLENIATRVVMLVCDGLLTTSLIVVMLFFFDWRIACVLLCGFSLFLFANSRLRIASEKVSGKKIRADERLVEKVLEYLQGMTEVKAYRLTGVKSKELNEAISENSKINIDMEMTLVPRIALQSFIAKLTGVAMVAFSCVFYCAGSMDALTAVVMVISAFIIYTSLETAGQYSSLLRVVDMSVDRAQEILNTPQMDISGERIEPAVRDITAQDIAFSYEKRKIIDGISLHIPEKTTTAIVGPSGGGKTTLVNLLARFWDVDGGTVMLGGRNVKDYDMDSLMANFSFVFQSVYLFHDTIANNIRFGQPGAPMEDVIAAAKKACCHDFISSLPQGYDTVVGEGGASLSGGEKQRISIARAMMKNAPVIFLDEATANVDPENENELMHAIHALTAEKTVIMIAHRLKTVERADQIIVVDRGKIVQQGTHIQLLEQDGIYRNFIGERREAASWKVHK, from the coding sequence ATGCTTAAAGTTATTAGAAAGTTTTTTGCGTTTTGCGGTGAAGAAAACCGCCGGAAATTCATCACTTCCATTAGGCTCAATGTTATTCAGGCTCTATTTGAGGCGCTAAAGATTCCGGCGATTGCGGTGATGATTCGGGCGCTGATGAACGGAATGGTAGAAACAAAGGATATCCTGCTCTCGTTAGGGATTATGCTGATCAGCATTGCCGGATCGGGATTGCTAAAATCAAAAGCCGTTATGTTGCAGACCGAAGGGGGCTATGACACCTGTGCGAAAAAACGGGTGGAGATTGCAGAGCACATGCGGTATCTTCCGATGGGATACTTTAATGCCAACAGCCTCGGGCAGATTACGTCTATCACAACCAATATAATGGAAAGCCTTGAAAATATTGCTACCCGTGTGGTAATGCTTGTCTGCGATGGCTTGCTTACAACCTCGCTTATTGTCGTCATGTTGTTTTTCTTCGACTGGAGAATCGCCTGTGTGCTGCTCTGCGGTTTTTCGTTGTTTCTTTTTGCAAACAGCCGTCTCCGGATTGCTTCCGAAAAGGTGTCGGGAAAAAAGATACGCGCAGATGAAAGGCTCGTAGAAAAGGTTCTGGAATACCTGCAAGGGATGACCGAGGTTAAGGCTTACCGGTTGACGGGAGTTAAGAGCAAGGAATTAAATGAGGCAATCTCGGAAAACAGTAAGATCAATATTGATATGGAAATGACACTGGTGCCGCGCATAGCATTGCAGAGTTTTATCGCCAAGCTTACCGGTGTGGCAATGGTAGCTTTTTCATGCGTATTTTATTGTGCCGGAAGCATGGACGCCTTGACTGCCGTTGTCATGGTAATCTCCGCATTTATCATCTATACCAGTCTGGAAACGGCAGGACAATATTCGTCACTACTGCGCGTGGTTGATATGAGCGTTGACCGGGCGCAGGAAATTCTGAACACTCCGCAGATGGATATATCCGGAGAAAGGATTGAACCGGCAGTGCGTGATATTACTGCGCAGGATATCGCATTTTCGTATGAGAAGCGAAAGATCATCGACGGCATTTCATTGCATATCCCTGAAAAGACCACGACGGCGATTGTCGGTCCTTCCGGCGGAGGAAAAACCACCTTGGTAAATCTGCTTGCACGGTTCTGGGATGTAGACGGGGGAACCGTTATGCTGGGCGGCCGGAATGTGAAGGATTACGATATGGATTCCTTGATGGCGAATTTCAGCTTTGTGTTCCAATCGGTTTATTTATTTCACGACACCATCGCCAACAATATCCGCTTTGGCCAGCCAGGCGCTCCGATGGAGGATGTGATCGCTGCGGCAAAAAAGGCCTGCTGCCATGACTTTATCTCAAGCCTTCCCCAAGGATACGACACTGTAGTCGGCGAAGGCGGCGCAAGTCTTTCCGGCGGCGAAAAGCAGCGCATCTCCATTGCCCGCGCTATGATGAAAAATGCGCCGGTCATCTTTTTGGATGAGGCAACCGCCAACGTCGATCCCGAAAATGAAAACGAACTGATGCACGCCATCCACGCGCTCACCGCCGAAAAGACCGTCATCATGATTGCTCATCGGCTGAAAACCGTAGAGAGAGCCGATCAGATTATTGTAGTAGACCGCGGTAAGATTGTGCAGCAGGGCACACATATCCAACTCTTGGAGCAGGACGGCATTTACCGAAACTTTATCGGCGAGAGGCGCGAAGCTGCAAGTTGGAAGGTACATAAATAA
- a CDS encoding ABC transporter ATP-binding protein produces the protein MKEKEKSPSPIAWALGQTGEHKGQYVLSVILAVIGVAFSIAPYFVVAGIVHGLMGGNKDLSYYMIRCLIIAAFWFCRVLFHALSTSTSHRATFAVLGEIRKRCTEKLTRMPLGAVLEQSSGALKNILIERIDSIETTLAHIVPEFTANLLIPVIILIYIFTIDWRMGLASLATIPVGFFCYGLMMKGSPQFYQRTVTATKALNDTAVEYIGGIQVIKVFGNTKSSYDRFVHDAYEAAHSYIDWMRSCILTFTFATVIMPATMVSVLPIGGLLVKGGYLSPQNLVTIIILSVGIITPLITLMSYSDDFRTMGTIFGEVQSILYAPEMERPVDGAVPKRNTLKLQDVRFSYKEKEVLHGISMEIPEGSFIALVGPSGSGKSTIARLIASLWDVSSGKILLEDTDICEIPQEAYSDKIAFVSQDNYLFNMTVRENIRIGRADATDAEVEDAARQSGCHEFILELEHGYDTVVGTSGGHLSGGERQRISIARAMLKAAPIIILDEATAYTDPENEAVIQRSISKLTEGKTLIVIAHRLSTITAADCIYVIKDGAVEDSGTHDELLSRHGLYETMWNAHIEVKDHA, from the coding sequence ATGAAGGAAAAAGAAAAAAGTCCTTCGCCTATCGCGTGGGCATTGGGACAAACAGGGGAACACAAAGGACAATATGTTCTAAGTGTTATCCTCGCAGTTATCGGCGTGGCCTTTTCCATCGCACCGTATTTTGTTGTTGCCGGCATCGTACATGGTTTGATGGGCGGAAACAAAGACCTTTCATATTATATGATACGCTGTCTGATTATTGCAGCGTTTTGGTTTTGCCGTGTACTGTTTCATGCGCTTAGCACATCGACAAGTCATAGGGCAACGTTTGCAGTGCTCGGGGAAATCCGAAAACGCTGCACGGAAAAACTGACAAGAATGCCGCTGGGTGCGGTGTTGGAGCAAAGTTCCGGGGCGCTCAAAAATATACTCATCGAACGTATCGACAGCATTGAAACGACACTGGCGCATATCGTTCCGGAGTTCACCGCAAATTTACTGATCCCCGTCATCATTTTGATCTATATTTTTACCATTGACTGGCGTATGGGGCTGGCTTCTCTTGCAACGATACCGGTTGGCTTTTTCTGTTACGGTCTTATGATGAAGGGCAGTCCTCAATTTTATCAACGCACGGTTACAGCCACAAAGGCGCTCAATGATACGGCGGTTGAATATATCGGCGGTATTCAAGTCATTAAGGTTTTCGGAAATACAAAAAGTTCCTACGACCGCTTTGTGCATGACGCGTATGAAGCCGCTCACAGCTATATCGATTGGATGCGCTCCTGCATTCTCACCTTTACATTTGCCACGGTAATCATGCCCGCCACAATGGTTTCCGTGCTCCCCATCGGCGGTCTTTTGGTAAAGGGAGGATATCTTTCTCCGCAGAATCTGGTAACAATCATTATTCTGTCCGTCGGCATCATCACACCGCTTATAACCTTGATGAGTTATTCGGACGACTTTCGAACCATGGGAACCATCTTCGGTGAAGTTCAAAGTATTCTGTACGCGCCGGAAATGGAGCGCCCTGTAGACGGAGCAGTTCCAAAGAGAAATACGCTGAAGCTGCAGGATGTTCGTTTTTCGTATAAGGAAAAGGAAGTGCTTCACGGCATTTCGATGGAAATCCCGGAGGGCAGTTTTATTGCGCTGGTCGGTCCTTCCGGCAGCGGAAAGAGTACCATTGCGCGCCTCATCGCTTCGCTCTGGGATGTGAGCAGCGGGAAAATTTTGCTGGAGGATACGGACATTTGTGAAATTCCGCAAGAAGCATATTCGGATAAGATTGCCTTTGTCTCGCAGGATAATTATCTATTCAACATGACGGTTAGGGAAAATATCCGCATCGGACGGGCGGACGCAACGGATGCGGAAGTGGAGGACGCGGCAAGACAAAGCGGTTGCCATGAATTTATTTTGGAACTGGAGCACGGTTACGATACCGTGGTAGGCACTTCCGGCGGGCATCTTTCCGGCGGCGAGCGGCAGCGTATTTCCATTGCCAGAGCAATGCTGAAAGCGGCGCCCATTATCATTTTGGATGAGGCAACCGCCTACACCGATCCTGAAAACGAGGCGGTTATTCAGCGCTCTATCTCTAAGCTTACGGAGGGGAAGACGCTCATCGTGATTGCGCACCGGCTTTCTACTATTACCGCTGCCGATTGTATCTATGTAATCAAAGACGGCGCCGTTGAAGACAGCGGAACCCATGATGAGCTTCTTTCTCGTCACGGGTTATATGAAACGATGTGGAATGCACATATTGAGGTAAAAGATCATGCTTAA
- a CDS encoding TetR/AcrR family transcriptional regulator translates to MPRDKTANHIKIMAAAKAEFMEKGFDKSSMRSISKRCGMTAAGIYRHCVDKEDLFDQIVAPAVDRINAWLDAHVARYVGAVNHKEHIQWRDSEIDMMREIIYPNMEEYHLLLAKSQGSKYEHFLHDLTEGQQAQLLQYLPMLKAQGYAVKDIDSKELHLLLSAYTTALFEPVIHNYSLEEALHCLKAVEAFFVPGWKQLFGF, encoded by the coding sequence ATGCCGAGGGACAAAACTGCAAATCATATAAAAATTATGGCCGCAGCAAAAGCCGAATTTATGGAGAAGGGCTTTGATAAGTCCTCCATGCGAAGTATCAGCAAACGCTGCGGTATGACGGCTGCGGGAATATATCGGCATTGTGTAGATAAAGAAGATCTCTTTGATCAAATTGTCGCTCCTGCAGTGGACCGCATAAATGCGTGGCTGGATGCACATGTTGCGCGATATGTGGGTGCGGTGAATCACAAGGAACACATTCAGTGGCGCGATTCCGAAATCGATATGATGCGCGAGATAATCTATCCGAATATGGAGGAATATCATCTATTACTGGCAAAATCACAGGGCAGCAAATACGAGCATTTCCTCCACGATCTTACAGAGGGGCAGCAAGCGCAGCTTTTACAATATCTGCCGATGTTGAAAGCGCAAGGATACGCCGTAAAAGACATAGATTCAAAGGAGCTGCATCTTCTGCTTTCGGCATATACGACCGCGCTCTTTGAACCGGTTATCCATAATTACAGTTTGGAAGAAGCATTACATTGTCTGAAAGCGGTGGAGGCATTCTTTGTTCCGGGTTGGAAACAGTTATTCGGGTTTTAA
- a CDS encoding 2'-5' RNA ligase family protein, protein MKQNNISQQTHFIGVLLPEDISLSLEDCRRYMNRAYGCKSGHGTPIHVTLVPPFRLQKDYSTDDLIRAIEKGVLPKGLGFTAHIDNFDAFGDRTLFAKIVADENWTRLRDETVKAILNACPGCTKKDRRPFQPHATVSNRDIPPGVTAKALQVMNELNIVEDFPVDNITIFERKANRWEAAVSMEMSMHIQI, encoded by the coding sequence ATGAAGCAAAACAATATTTCGCAGCAAACGCATTTTATCGGTGTCTTATTGCCGGAGGATATAAGTCTCAGCCTTGAAGATTGCCGGCGATATATGAACAGGGCTTACGGGTGTAAGTCAGGCCATGGTACACCAATCCATGTTACTCTTGTACCTCCGTTCAGATTGCAAAAAGACTATTCAACGGATGATTTAATAAGAGCGATTGAAAAAGGAGTCTTGCCTAAGGGCTTAGGTTTTACCGCTCATATAGATAATTTTGATGCGTTTGGAGATAGAACTCTTTTTGCAAAAATAGTTGCAGATGAAAATTGGACAAGGCTCCGTGATGAAACCGTAAAAGCAATTTTGAACGCCTGTCCGGGCTGTACCAAAAAAGACCGGAGGCCTTTTCAGCCTCATGCCACTGTTTCAAATCGGGATATTCCACCGGGGGTAACGGCAAAGGCCCTTCAGGTTATGAATGAACTGAATATTGTGGAAGACTTTCCGGTTGATAATATCACGATTTTTGAACGGAAAGCCAACAGGTGGGAAGCGGCGGTTAGTATGGAGATGTCCATGCATATCCAAATATAA